The DNA sequence CGGCCACGATGGTGCTCGACCACCGGGGGACGGTCGTCGGCTGGGGCGAGCAGACCACGGAGCTGCTGGGCCGCCGGGCCGAGGACGTGACCGGCAGGCCCGCCGCCGACGTCCTCCTCGCGCCCCGCGACCGTACCGTCGTCGTCGAGACGGCCAGGGCCTGCGTCCGGGACGGCGGCTGGTTCGGGGTGCTGCCCGTGGTCCGGGGCGACGGCACCCGGATCCACGTCGGGGTCCGGGCCCGGCGCGTCGTCCGGCCGGACGCCCCGCCGGAGTGGTTCCTGGTCGGCGCCCCCGCCGACGAGGTCGTCCAGTGGGAGACCGACCGGTCCGTGCTCGACGGGCTGTTCCGGCGCTCGCCCATCGGGCTGGCCGTGCACGCCCCCGACCTCAGCATTCTCCGCGTCAACAGGGCCGTCGCCCACATCGGCGGCATCCGCGCCGAGCAGGCCGTCGGACGCCGCACCGGCGACTTCCTCATCACCGACGACGCGGACACCGTGGAGAAGGGGCTGCGGCAGGTGCTGGAGACCGGACGGCCCATGATCTTCACCGAGCAGCCCTGCCGGCTCCGCGCGGCCCCGGCGGAGGAACGGTTCGTCTCCGTCTCGGCGTTCCGGACGACCGACTCGGCCGGACGGGTGCTCGGCGTCACCCAGTTGGTCGAGGACGTCACCGAACGCCACCGCGCCCGGGTGCGGCTCGCCCTGCTCGACGAGGCCGGCCGCCGCATCGGCACCTCCCTCGACGTCGACACCACCGCCCGCGAACTGGCCGACGTCCTCGTCCCCGAGCTCGCCGACTGGGTCTCCGTCGACCTCCTGGAGAACGTCAGCCGCGGCGAGGAACCCTCCCAGGACGGCACCGGCGCCGTCTGCCGGGCCGCCGCCGTCTCCGTCGTCGCCGAAGTGGAAGAGGCGCTCCACCCGGTCGGCCACCGCATCGTCTTCCCGCCGGGCAGCCCCCAGGCGCGCTGCCTCGCCGAGAAGAGCCCGGTGCTGGTGCAGGACGGCCGGGGGCCCGCCGGACTGACCGCCGTCGCCCAGGAACGGGCGGAGCGCGCGGCCGAACTCGGCGTGCACTCCGTGATGATGGTGCCGCTCGTCGCCCGCGGCCTCGTCCTCGGCCTCGTCGTGCTCTGGCGCGCCCGCCGCCCGGAGCCGTTCGAGGACGACGACCTCACGCTCGCCACCGAGTTCGCCGCCCGCGCCGCCGTCTGCATCGACAACGCCCGCCGCTACACCCGGCAGCACCAGGCCGCCCTCACCCTCCAGTGCCGGCTGCTCCCCGGCGAGGTGCCCGACCTGCCCGCCGTCGAGGTCGCCCACCGCTACATCCCGGCCGGCGCCGCGGAGGGCGTCGGCGGCGACTGGTTCGACATCATCCCGCTCTCCGGCGCCCGCGCCGCCCTCGTCGTCGGCGACGTCATCGGCCACGGCATCGACGCCGCCGCCACCATGGGCCGGCTGCGCACCGCCGTCCACACCCTCGCCGAACTCGACCTGGAACCCGAGGAAGTGCTGTCCCACCTCGACGACCTCGTGCACCGGCTGGCCGCCGAACAGGAGGTCAACACCCGCGACTTCCCCCACGACCAGGTCACCGGCGCCAGCTGCCTCTACGCCGTCTACGACCCGGTCTCCCGCCGCTGCTCCCTGGCCCGCGCCGGCCACCCGCCGCCCGCGGTCGTCACCCCGGACGGCCGGGTGTCCCTGCCCGACCTGCCGCCGGGCCCCCCGCTCGGCCTGGGCGGCCTGCCCTTCGAGGCGACGGAACTGGAGCTCCCCGAGGGAAGCCTGCTGGCCCTCTTCACCAACGGGCTCATCCAGTCGCCCGGCGGCGACGTCGACTCCGCGCTCGCCGAACTCGGCCGCCAACTGGCCGTCCCGAACCGGCCGTTGCCGGAGACGGCCAAGGCCGTGGTGGACGCCCTGCTCCCCGCCCGGCCGCACGACGACGTCGCCCTGCTGCTCGCCCGTACCCGCGTCCTGGGCCCCGAGCGCGTGGCCACCTGGACGCTGCCCGGCGACGAACAGGCCGCCGCCGCGGCCCGTCGGCTGATGACCGAGCAGCTCACCAAGTGGGGCCTGGAGGACCTGGTCTTCGCGACGGAACTGGTCGTCAGCGAACTGGTGACCAACGCCTACCGGTACGCGAAGGGGCAGGTCACCCTGCGGCTCATCCGCGGCCACAGCCTCATCTGCGAGGTGACCGACACCAGCAACACCTCGCCGCACCTGCGCCGGGCCCGCAGCACTGACGAGGGCGGGCGCGGCCTGTTCCTGGTCGCCCAGCTCACCGAGCGGTGGGGGACCCGCTACGAGCGGGAGGGCAAGACCGTCTGGACGGAACAGCCGCTGCCGCCCGGACACCGCCTCTGAGGCCCTGTTCACCGGGTGTCCGCGTGCTCCACCGCCGGCGCCGCCCGTACCGGCCCGGCCTGCGCCGGTACGGGCGCGACGGCGCGCCGCCGGGTCACCCGGCGCGCCAGCGGTTCCGTCCACCGCGCCGCGAGCGGCCCCAGCACCACCAGCACCAGGACGTAGGCCGTGGCCAGCGGCCCTACGCGCGGCTCGACGCCCACCGCCAGACCGGCGATCACGATGGAGAACTCGCCCCGGGCGACCAGCGTCCCGCCGGCCCGCCAGCGCCCCGCGGGCGCGGCACCCGCCCGGCGGGCCGCGTACCAGCCCGTCCCCACCTTGGTGAGGACCGTCACCCCGGCCAGCGCCAGCGCCGGGCCCAGCACCGGGGGCACGGACGCCGGATCGGTGCTCAGCCCGAAGAAGAGGAAGAAGACGGCGGCGAACAGGTCCCGCAGCGGCGACAGCAGCGCCCGGGCGTCCTCCGCCACCTCGTCCGACAGCGCGATGCCGAGGAGGAACGCCCCCACCGCCGCCGACACGTGCAGCTCCTGCGCCACCCCCGCGAACGACAGCGTCAGCCCGAGCACCACCAGCAGCATCCGCTCCGGGTTGTCCGAGGACACGGCCCGGCTGATGACGTGCCCGTGGCGCAGCGCCACGTAGAGCACGGCGGTGACCGTGCCCAGGGACGTCAGCAGGATCAGCCCGCCCGCCCGGATGCTCAGCCCCGCCTGGAGGGCGGTCAGCAGCGGGAGGTAGCCGGCCATCGCGAGGTCCTCGATGACGAGGACGCCGAGCACGGCCGGCGTCTCCTCGGCGCCCAGCCGCCCGAGGTCCGCGAGCACCTTGGCGATGATCCCGGAGGACGAGACCCAGGTGACGCCCGCCAGCGCCACACAGGCCACCGCGCCCCAGCCCAGCAGGAGCCCCGCGGCGGCCCCCGGCAGGGCGTTGAGCAGGAAGTCCACCGCCCCGGACGGGGATTGGGTGCGGAGGCTGCTCATCAGCTCGGAGGCGCTGTACTCCAGTCCCAGCAGGAGCAGCAGCAGGACGACGCCCACCTCCGCCCCGGTGGCGACGAACCCCTCGCTCGCGCCCAGCGGACGGATGCCCCCGCGACCGAAGGCGAGGCCCGCCAGGAGGTAGAGGGGTATGGGGGAGAAACCGATCCGGCCGGCGAGGCGGCTGAGGATACCCAGGGCGAGAATGACGGCGCCGAGTTCGATGAGCAGCGTGGTGGTCTGGTGCATGGGCGGCTGTCCTCCGGCGGTCGAGGGGCTGCGGCGGCTGTGCCTGCGCGAATGCGGAAGGGGTCCTGGTCCTGGAACGGCGACGGAAAACGGGTCGGACGGCACAGGAGGTGCGGGGCGGCAGGTGCGCGTGGGGGCACGTACCGCGGCCCGGGCGGTGAGCTGACGCGCAGTCGGTCCCCGTCGTAGAACCCGCACGGCCCGGGGCGGGCCGCTCATCGGATCGATGGCATCGCTCGATGGAGCATCTTAGCGGAGAATGCAATAGTCCTATCGGGTTTCTGGGGAGTTGCGCGGTGCGCCCCCTTTTTCCTCCGGGCGCGGGCCGACCGCCCTACCGCGAGGGGGAGTCGGCTGCTATGGGCGCCCGGAAGCGCGCGGCGGCGCACCACGCGGGCGTCCGGGCCGCATCGGATTCCTCGCGGAACCGAAGAGAGGGGGGCAACGGTCTCGGGCGGCGCAGGCCCGGCTTCCGGGTGTGTGCCAGGGGGATGCCGGCGCCGGGGCCGGGCGCGTTCAGGGGCGGGTGCGCGCCTTCCGGCGCCGGCCGGGGGGCGCGGGCGGGCCGCGCCCCCTCAACCCTCGGGGTTGGCCTCGAGGCAGGTCAGCTCGATCTCGTCGACGAGCGCCTCGTACGTCTTGCCGGTCAGCTGCGCGACGTTCTCCATGCCCACCGCCGCCCACCCGGCCAGGCTCATGACGAGCGACCGGAGTCCGTCCGTGCCGAGCCGGGACAGCACGTCGTCGGCCACCCCCAGGGCCTCCTCCGGCACCCGCTCGGCCGGCTCCAGGCCGACCACCGTCCGCAGCAGGCCGACCGTCACCCGGCTGATCTCGGGCGCGATCGCGTACAGGCGGCGGTCTTCTTCCTCGTCCATGCTTCCCTTTCCGTCGGGCGGCGGGGCGGCCGCCCTTGAGAGACGGGGAGCTGTCTACCAGAAGTAACGGACGCCTCACCAGGAAGAGTTGACGCGTAACGGCCCTGTTCTGGGCAAACGGCGAGGAGACCTCACTCGCGCGGGTGATGCCGCCGGGAGGGTGGCGGGGCGGGGTTCCCGGGGTCGCGGGGGCCCGCCCCTGTCGACAGAAGACGGTAAGGGTAGCCTAAGCTAAGCTCCGTCCGGGTGGCAGGAAAGGCCCGGTGGGACCGCCCGCCCGTTGCCCCGCTCCTCCGGCAGCGTGCCGCGCCTTCCCGCGCACGGCGGCCGGCCCCCACCCCACGAGCAAGGAACGGATCCGAGGACCAGACATGGTGCGCATAGCTGTGGCGGGCGCGAGTGGATACGCGGGCGGTGAACTGCTGCGTCTGCTCCTGCGGCACCCCCACGTCGACATCGGCGCGCTGACCGCCGACTCCAACGCCGGACGGACGGTGGGCGAGGTGCAGCCCCACCTCGCCCCGCTGGCGGAACGGGTGTTGGAGAAGACGACCCCCGAGGTGCTCGCGGGACACGACGTGGTCTTCCTCGCCCTCCCGCACGGCGCGTCCGCCGCGCTGGCGAGCGAACTGGCCCCCGGCACCCTCCTCATCGACTGCGGTGCGGATTTCCGGCTGCGGGACGCGGGGGAGTGGGTGCGGTTCTACGGGTCGCCGCATGCGGGGACGTGGCCGTACGGGCTGCCGGAGCTGCCGGGGGCGCGGGAGGCGTTGCGGGGAACGAAGCGGGTGGCGGTGCCGGGGTGTTTTCCGACGGCGGTGTCGTTGGCGTTGTGGCCGGTGTTCGCGGCGGGGCTGGTGGAGTTGGAGGCGGTGGTCGTGGCGGCGTCGGGGACGTCGGGTGCGGGGAAGGCGGCGAGGCCGCATCTGCTGGGCAGTGAGGTGATGGGGTCGATGAGTCCGTACGGGGTCGGGGGCGGGCACCGGCATACGCCGGAGATCGCGCAGAACCTGGCCGCCGTCGCCGGGGGGCCGGTGAGCGTCTCCTTCACCCCGACCCTCGCGCCCATGCCCCGCGGCATCCTCGCCACGTGCAGCGCCAAGGCGCGCCCCGGCACCACCGCCCAGGCCGTCCGCGCGGCGTACGAGAAGGCGTACGGCGACGAGCCGTTCGTCCGCCTCCTGCCCGAGGGGCGCTGGCCGTCCACCGGCGCGGTGACCGGGTCCAACGCGGCGCAGGTCCAGGTCGTCCTGGACGACGCGGCGGGCCGCGTGATCGCGGTGAGCGCGATCGACAACCTGACGAAGGGCACTGCCGGTGGTGCGGTGCAGAGCATGAACATCGCCCTCGGGCTGGCCGAGGAGCTGGGACTTTCCACGACAGGGGTGGCTCCGTGAGTGTGACGGCGGCGAAGGGCTTCACGGCGGCCGGTGTGGCGGCCGGGCTGAAGGACAGTGGTGCGCCGGATGTGGCGCTGGTGGTGAATCAGGGGCCGGGGCGGGCGGCGGCGGGGGTGTTCACCTCCAACCGGGTCAAGGCGGCTCCGGTGCTGTGGTCGCAGCAGGTGCTGAAGTCGGGGGAGGCGGCGGCGGTCGTCCTCAACTCCGGTGGCGCCAACGCCTGCACCGGCCCGGAAGGTTTCCAGGACACCCGGGCCACCGCCGAGCACGTGGCGCGGGTCCTGGACTGTGCGGCCGGCGAGGTGGCGGTGGCCTCCACCGGGCTGATCGGCGTCCGGCTGCCCATGGACCGGCTCCTGCCCGGTGTGGAGAAGGCCGTCGCCGCACTCTCCCCGGAGGGAGGGGAACAGGCCGCCATCGCGATCAAGACGACGGACACCGTGCACAAGACGGCGGTCGTGGAGCGGGACGGCTGGGTGGTCGGGGGCATGGCCAAGGGCGCGGGGATGCTCGCCCCGGGGCTGGCCACGATGCTCGTCGTCCTCACCACCGACGCCGACGTGGACGCGCCCGGCCTGGACGACGCGCTGCGTGCCGCCGTCCGCACGACCTTCGACCGGGTCGACTCCGACGGGTGCATGTCCACCAACGACACCGTGCTGCTGCTGTCCTCCGCCGCCTCCGGGATCGTCCCGGATGCCGCCGTCTTCACCGATGCCGTGCGCGAGGTGTGCGACGACCTGGCGCGGCAGCTGATCGGGGACGCGGAAGGGGCGAGCAAGGACATCCGCATCGAGGTGATCAACGCGGCCAGCGAGGAGGACGCGGTGGAGGTGGGCCGGTCCATCGCCCGCAACAACCTGCTCAAGTGCGCGCTGCACGGTGAGGATCCCAACTGGGGCCGGGTGCTGTCCGCGATCGGTACCACCTCCGCCGCCTTCGATCCCGACCGGCTCAACGTGGCGATCAACGACGTGTGGGTCTGCCGCAACGGCTCCGTCGGTGACGACCGCGACCTCGTCGACATGCGGCCCCGCGAAGTGCGCATCACCGCCGACCTGGCCGAGGGCGCCGAATCCGCCGTCATCCGGTCCAACGACCTCACCGCCGACTACGTCCACGAGAACAGCGCCTACTCCTCATGAATCCCACCCTTCCCTCGCGGCGCGCAGCCGCCCCCAAAGCCCGGACCGTCATCGAGGCGCTGCCGTGGCTGCGCCGCCTCCACGGCAAGACGGTCGTCGTCAAGTTCGGCGGGAACGCCATGGTGGACGAGGAGTTGAAGGCCGCGTTCGCCGAGGACATGGTGTCGCTCCGGTACGCCGGAGTGCGGCCGGTCGTCGTGCACGGCGGCGGGCCGCAGATCAGCGCGCTGCTCGACCGGCTCGGCATCGCCTCGGAGTTCACGGCGGGTCTGCGGGTGACCACGCCGGAGGCGATGGACGTCGTCCGGATGGTCCTCGCCGGGCAGGTGCAGCGCGAACTCGTCGGGCTGATCAACCGGCACGGCCCGTTCGCCGTCGGCCTCACCGGCGAGGACGCGCACACCATGACCGCCGTCCGGCGGCACGCCGAGGTCGACGGCGAGCCGGTCGACATCGGCCTCGTCGGTGACGTCGTCGCCGTCGACCCGAGCACGGTGGAGGCACTGCTCGACCGCGGCCGGATCCCCGTCGTCTCGCCGGTCGCCCGGGGCGCGGACGGCGAGGTGTACAACGTCAACGCCGACCTTGCCGCCGCCGCGCTCGCGGGGGCGCTCGGCGCCGAGAAACTGGTCGTCCTCACCGACGTCGAGGGGCTCTACGCGGA is a window from the Streptomyces mobaraensis genome containing:
- a CDS encoding SpoIIE family protein phosphatase, whose protein sequence is MADAAMTPVSESPDDPFSLARAATMVLDHRGTVVGWGEQTTELLGRRAEDVTGRPAADVLLAPRDRTVVVETARACVRDGGWFGVLPVVRGDGTRIHVGVRARRVVRPDAPPEWFLVGAPADEVVQWETDRSVLDGLFRRSPIGLAVHAPDLSILRVNRAVAHIGGIRAEQAVGRRTGDFLITDDADTVEKGLRQVLETGRPMIFTEQPCRLRAAPAEERFVSVSAFRTTDSAGRVLGVTQLVEDVTERHRARVRLALLDEAGRRIGTSLDVDTTARELADVLVPELADWVSVDLLENVSRGEEPSQDGTGAVCRAAAVSVVAEVEEALHPVGHRIVFPPGSPQARCLAEKSPVLVQDGRGPAGLTAVAQERAERAAELGVHSVMMVPLVARGLVLGLVVLWRARRPEPFEDDDLTLATEFAARAAVCIDNARRYTRQHQAALTLQCRLLPGEVPDLPAVEVAHRYIPAGAAEGVGGDWFDIIPLSGARAALVVGDVIGHGIDAAATMGRLRTAVHTLAELDLEPEEVLSHLDDLVHRLAAEQEVNTRDFPHDQVTGASCLYAVYDPVSRRCSLARAGHPPPAVVTPDGRVSLPDLPPGPPLGLGGLPFEATELELPEGSLLALFTNGLIQSPGGDVDSALAELGRQLAVPNRPLPETAKAVVDALLPARPHDDVALLLARTRVLGPERVATWTLPGDEQAAAAARRLMTEQLTKWGLEDLVFATELVVSELVTNAYRYAKGQVTLRLIRGHSLICEVTDTSNTSPHLRRARSTDEGGRGLFLVAQLTERWGTRYEREGKTVWTEQPLPPGHRL
- a CDS encoding cation:proton antiporter translates to MHQTTTLLIELGAVILALGILSRLAGRIGFSPIPLYLLAGLAFGRGGIRPLGASEGFVATGAEVGVVLLLLLLGLEYSASELMSSLRTQSPSGAVDFLLNALPGAAAGLLLGWGAVACVALAGVTWVSSSGIIAKVLADLGRLGAEETPAVLGVLVIEDLAMAGYLPLLTALQAGLSIRAGGLILLTSLGTVTAVLYVALRHGHVISRAVSSDNPERMLLVVLGLTLSFAGVAQELHVSAAVGAFLLGIALSDEVAEDARALLSPLRDLFAAVFFLFFGLSTDPASVPPVLGPALALAGVTVLTKVGTGWYAARRAGAAPAGRWRAGGTLVARGEFSIVIAGLAVGVEPRVGPLATAYVLVLVVLGPLAARWTEPLARRVTRRRAVAPVPAQAGPVRAAPAVEHADTR
- the argC gene encoding N-acetyl-gamma-glutamyl-phosphate reductase — its product is MVRIAVAGASGYAGGELLRLLLRHPHVDIGALTADSNAGRTVGEVQPHLAPLAERVLEKTTPEVLAGHDVVFLALPHGASAALASELAPGTLLIDCGADFRLRDAGEWVRFYGSPHAGTWPYGLPELPGAREALRGTKRVAVPGCFPTAVSLALWPVFAAGLVELEAVVVAASGTSGAGKAARPHLLGSEVMGSMSPYGVGGGHRHTPEIAQNLAAVAGGPVSVSFTPTLAPMPRGILATCSAKARPGTTAQAVRAAYEKAYGDEPFVRLLPEGRWPSTGAVTGSNAAQVQVVLDDAAGRVIAVSAIDNLTKGTAGGAVQSMNIALGLAEELGLSTTGVAP
- the argJ gene encoding bifunctional glutamate N-acetyltransferase/amino-acid acetyltransferase ArgJ, whose translation is MSVTAAKGFTAAGVAAGLKDSGAPDVALVVNQGPGRAAAGVFTSNRVKAAPVLWSQQVLKSGEAAAVVLNSGGANACTGPEGFQDTRATAEHVARVLDCAAGEVAVASTGLIGVRLPMDRLLPGVEKAVAALSPEGGEQAAIAIKTTDTVHKTAVVERDGWVVGGMAKGAGMLAPGLATMLVVLTTDADVDAPGLDDALRAAVRTTFDRVDSDGCMSTNDTVLLLSSAASGIVPDAAVFTDAVREVCDDLARQLIGDAEGASKDIRIEVINAASEEDAVEVGRSIARNNLLKCALHGEDPNWGRVLSAIGTTSAAFDPDRLNVAINDVWVCRNGSVGDDRDLVDMRPREVRITADLAEGAESAVIRSNDLTADYVHENSAYSS
- the argB gene encoding acetylglutamate kinase, giving the protein MNPTLPSRRAAAPKARTVIEALPWLRRLHGKTVVVKFGGNAMVDEELKAAFAEDMVSLRYAGVRPVVVHGGGPQISALLDRLGIASEFTAGLRVTTPEAMDVVRMVLAGQVQRELVGLINRHGPFAVGLTGEDAHTMTAVRRHAEVDGEPVDIGLVGDVVAVDPSTVEALLDRGRIPVVSPVARGADGEVYNVNADLAAAALAGALGAEKLVVLTDVEGLYADWPHSDDVISRLTASDLEALLPALSSGMVPKMEGCLRAVRGGVGAAHVLDGRVPHSLLLEVFTDEAVGTTVVPDPPPGVPEDALVEVTA